CACAGAAACAAATTACAAGATCATGAAACCATTCGAGTCCTCAAATCTGAAGAATGTTCAGCACGAGTCGTAAAATCTGAAGAATGTTCAATACAAGTCCTCAAATGTGACAAAAAATGGAACTTAGAGAACACAAGTGCCCGCACAACTGGTTCTCTAAGCAAAAACTAATATGAATTCATAAGCAGTATCCTATTTGTCAGGGAGGACAAACATAAATTTGAACAATAGCTGATCTGATCCCTAATAAAAGCTTGTTGAGCAGGGAGACTATTGTCATCCTCATCAAAATGAGTTAGATTGAGCAGTGAATGGCGATGCAAAGAAGGGACTAACAATCATCTGGACTTGGaaatattgtactccctccgatccataataagtgtcttggatctagtacaaagttagtacaacttttcccgcaaaaaaaaagttagtacaacttttccccacaaaagaaaagttagtacaactttgtactaaatccaagacaattattatggatcggagggagtatgaagtTAAGCAGTGGCAGAGCTGGGTGGTTGCCGGGTGGTGGGGCGTGTGCTGTCGTATATACTACGATTAATACAAACTAAAAAAAGCCCAAAAAGACCATCTCCTCGACTCATATGTACAGATCGTATCATCGTATCCTAGCCCAACTTCAACTGCACGGCGTAGCGCATGGCATGATTTCATCCCAAGCTAATCGTCGAGCGATTGTACTAGTATGACGACCCGGTTCCTGGTTTTCCCAACTCCCAACGCTGACTCGCCGTTCTCCGATTTCCCGACTCCCGACGCTGCGCTAGCTTCGAATTCGTCTGGCCACGCGCTAGGCGCTTGCAGGCTGCAGCGcgaggcagcagcaggcgcTGGGCCAAGTTTCAATCTTCATTTTTTAAGCTTTCAAGCCGAAGGTAAGATGTTATGAGAGTCAAGACGATTAACTCTACATTGATATGATTCACGTTCACATTCAAGTCTAGTTGCCCCACCCTGAACCAAAATCCTAGCTCCGCCATTGAAGTTAAGTTGGCACCTTGTTGGGCCTTTGCAAGGGGCCGCCTTCTGTACTTTTCATATGCAGCAACTGTACTTCAGCCAACattacaggaaaaaaaaaactacataaTTCTATGATTGGGTCATAAAGCCATTCCAATAGACATTCTTCTGATCACTGCTTTTACGTGGTCCACTTATGATTGTATAAGCGGCAGTAAGTTGATAGCATCAAACAAACTAgtcacaaaaaaaaggatgacATCAACTGTAAGGCTAGAAGCACATATCTGCACTTGTGGAATGGACATCGCATGAACAAATAACAATGGTAGTAATGTGGTGTTGCTTATCAGCAACTTAACTCTGGAATTCAGGAGCAGCTTAATATTAAGCTGGTAAAtaccctctgttcctaaaaaaaaaatgtgacttCAGACCTCAACAGTCTCCACAAAAGCGCACATGACGCAACaaacctaacaaaaaaaactctggAAAGAAGGGCAGAATTGGGCCGCTCCCTCTTTGTTGAAGGCAGCAAGTTTTAAACAATTTTGAATCTGCCCAGTAGGTTATTCTGTGTAGTTAGAAGCATTGCCACTCAGAACTTGCGGTGTCCATGCTAACGAAGCCTAATTGATCGCGTAGTTAACCGAGAACCTAAGTTATGTCATAAAACCTGATACATGAACTAAATACTATTCCGTACGATTCTTATAACACCTACAAGTTCAAAGCAAGCATTATCCTCCTTGAATCTTCAGAACACTGTCAGCGACATTTCTGGAGTCCACCCACCTCACTTCACATGATTAGTCAAGAACGCTCTATTGCAATGATAGTGTAAGAGCGTCCCAGTTAGAGAAGTTAACAAGTGAGGAAGAAAAGCCAAATTAGACCTTCCAGCCAATAATATCTCTAAAAAAACTAAGGGTGACAAGTTCAACATATTAGAGCAACCTAATGAATAACACAAACTATCGAAAGGCGATGAACTTCGAATCTTCACCGAGATAGCTAAACAATGCATGTGGTATTCATCAAAATATAACTTCAGGttgcaaaagaacatgttcGGACTACCACCAGCAACACATTAACAACATAAAGGCAGGCATGCCAATGACTAACTCATCAGAACTTAAAACTAAAGTCCACTAAGGGATAGCGATCAGCGgatcaaaatatatatactagtatATCGGCCCAGATGCACAATGATGCAAAGATATGGCAATTCACTAAGGTCTCCCTATCGACTAAATGGTCAACCACATAAACTGTTCTTCCTTCACCACCGAGCACCTAAAATCTACATACTAAACTTGTTCCGTCTCTCCATGAAAAATCGCTGCAGAGTTCATGGCacaaactaaacaaaactTAGCTGAACGCAGAAGGTACAAAGTCCCAAGAAGCAGATGAAGCATTAACCAGGCGTTCTCACTTTATGTCACAAATCATCGAATTCTTCAGAATCCAACGAGCAACCACGCAGTCCAGTCTACCTGCCCGACCAATCGACTATATCCCTAGCCTAGGTAGAGAGAATTGCAGGCGCAGCCACGGGGATGGCACGAGCAACAAGCAAGATCTGGCTAGAAGAAACTGAGAACGTGACGCACCGGATTTGGCTTCAGGACGAGGAtgaggcggcgggcggcgggctaGGGCTGGagtggcggtggaggaggtcgTCGTAGGggtcgcggcggccggcggcctgGCTGATCTGGGGGTCCCAGGAGAGCTGGGAGTTGAAGCGGTCGAAAGTCCAGAAGCCGTAGGGGCGCAGCGGGAGAGCCCACGCCGCCTTGGTGCGCTCGCACCGCTCCTTCATCCGGTACACGTGCTCCCGCTGCGCCTCGTCCCGCTTGTCCGGGTCCTCCATGAGGCGCAGGATCAGGTTCTCCGCGAACTCCATGATGAAACCCATGGCGACCTCAGCTCcccactctctctctcgccgCGGATCGATCTGTgtatcttcttcctcggtcGCGGTCGGCGTCTGGTGGTTAGGGATGGTGCGGCGGCTGCCGATGGCGATCTCAACTCAATGCGGTCAATGGCCCGGCCCAACACATATTCCGCGGCCTA
This is a stretch of genomic DNA from Brachypodium distachyon strain Bd21 chromosome 1, Brachypodium_distachyon_v3.0, whole genome shotgun sequence. It encodes these proteins:
- the LOC100820864 gene encoding uncharacterized protein LOC100820864; translated protein: MGFIMEFAENLILRLMEDPDKRDEAQREHVYRMKERCERTKAAWALPLRPYGFWTFDRFNSQLSWDPQISQAAGRRDPYDDLLHRHSSPSPPPAASSSS